The Corynebacterium halotolerans YIM 70093 = DSM 44683 region CTCGACGTCCACGTCAAGCGCCTGCGCTCCAAGATCGAGGAGGAACCCTCCCGCCCGAAGCACCTGGTCACCGTCCGCGGACTGGGGTACAAGTTCGAGGCCTGAGCGGTCCGCCACCACCTCAGGGCCCGGGAAGAACGCCGAATCTTCCCGGGCCCCTGCCGTGTCCGCAGCTTGTCGACGCCCGCTCGCCGACGCCCCGCGCCATGGCGGCCTTACCGCTCGATCGCCTCGAGCGGCGGGATCCGTCCCGCCCGCACGGCCGGGATGATCGACGCCACCACGCCGACGCCGACCGCACCGAGGACCATCAGCCCGATCTGGGGCCAGGGGATCTCGGGTGAGGCCATACCCTTGGAGCCGAGCACCTCCACGGCCGCCCAGCCGGCGAAGGTGCCCAGCGCGATGCCGACGACCGCGCCGTGCACGGACAGGATCAGCGACTCCACCTCGATCATCCGCCGGATCTGCCCGCGTTGCAGACCGGTCGCCCGCAGCGTACCCAGCTCCCGGGTCCGCTCGGCCACGGACAGCAGCAGCGTGTTGATGATGCCGAGGCCGGCGATGATCACCGCCAGCGCCAGCAGCGCGTAGACGATGGTCAGCAGCTGGTTGATCTGGGTGCCCAGGGAACTACCGTACTCGTTTTTCGACTTGACCTGCACCACCAGCAGCGGGTCCATCACGCTGGTCAGGTTCTGCCGCAGCTGGTCCGGAGGAACGGAGCCGTCCGAGGAGACGAACACGGACTGGCGGGTCACCGTCGACTCCGGATTCTCCAGCACCTGCTGCGCCGCGCCCCACGTGACCGTCAGGTGGCCGAGGATCGCGGTCTCCGTGTAGATCGCCTCCACCGGGATGTGCACCGCGGCGGCCGGATCCCCCTCGTAGGAGGTCAGCGGGATGGTGTCCCCGACCTGCAGCCCCGTCTCGGAGGCGTAGGTGGCGGAGATCAGCGCCCCCGGCACGGAACCGTCGGAGGGGGTGCCCTCGTGCAGGCCGAGTGACATGAAGTCGGTGAAGTCCCCGTCGACGACCGTCGTCTGCGGGTTGTCCCAGTTGTTCGCCTTCAGCGGCGCGGCCATCAGGGTGCCCACCTCGTCGACACCCGTGGTCCACTCCGCCCGCTGCACCGTCTCCACAGGCAGCGACATGCCCGGTCCGCCCATGCCGGGCTGGCCCTGGACGGAGGAACCGCCCAGGCCGTCGAGGACGAACGGCGCGGTGATCGTGGACTCCACCATCCCGAACACGCTCGCGCGCGTCGTCGCGCCGATCGTGCCCACACACGCGACCAACCCGACGCCGAGCGCCAGGGCCAGTGCCGACGAGGCCGAGCGGCGCGGGTTGCGCACTGCGTTGCGGCGGGCCAGCCGGCCGACCGCCCCCATCGGGGCGGTGAGCACGAATCCCAGGGTCCTGCCCGCCAGCGAGACCAGCGTCGGGCCGGAGACCACCAGAGACAGGAACATCGCCCCGACGCCGATGCCGACGGCCACCAGCCGCAGGTTGACTGACAGTGCGACGTCGTTGATGCCATAGATGATTGCCGCGCCGGCGATGAACACGGCACCGAAGGCGGCGACCGCCCCGGCGATGAACAGGCGCAGCCGCGGGGGCCGGTCGGAGCGGGCGTCGGACAGGTCGAAGGCCTGCACGGGAGGCAGCATGCCGGCGCGCCGGGCCGGGGCCATCGCGGAGGCGATGGTCACGAGCACCCCGAACAGCAGCGGGACGACGACGGCCTCCGGGGTCCAGGCGAAATCGATGCTGGACAGGTCACCGCCGGTGTAGTTGAACCAGGCGGCGAGCACCGCGAGCAGGGCGCCGGCCGCGGCGATGCCGAGCACGGAGCCGAGGAGGCCGACGACGGCGGCCTCCATGATGACGGAGAACGCGATCTGCAGGGTGGACACCCCGATGGAGCGCAGCAGCGCGAACTCCCGGGTGCGCTGACCCACGACCATCGCGAAGGTGTTGGCGATGTTGAACGCGCCCACCAGCAGGGCGATCACCCCGAAGATGACGAGGATGTAGCGGACGAACTCCAGCTGCTGGGCGAAGGAGCCGCTCATCCGCTCGGCGATTTGCTCAGGCAGCAGCGGGGTCAGGCCGGGCCAGGTCCGCCCGATCCGGTTGCGCACCTCCATGGGGTCCGTGCCCGGCATGGTGGCGATGACGATCTGGGAGGCGTGCTCGTTGGCGGTGAACAGCTCGAGGTAGCGCTCCGGGGTGAACATCACCCCCACCCAGCCGGCGGTGTCCCCGGCGGTGTCGTAGATGCCGGACACACTCACCGGCACCCGTTCGTAGGGGGTGATCACCTGGATCCGGTCGCCGACAGCCAGGCCGGCGCGGGTGGCGGCGGAGGTGTTGATCATCACCTCGTCGGGTGTCTCGGGCATCTCGCCCTGGCGCAGCAGCGGCGGTGACCCGACGAAGCGGTCCGGGGGATAAGCGGCGGCCGGGTGGGCGCCGGAGGAGCCGACCTGCAGGGGAGTGCCGTCGGGACCGATGACGATGATCCCGGACTCGCCGGCCATACGGGTGCCGCTGGGCAGACCCGGGCCGTCGCCGATGACGTTCGCGGCCCGTACGTTCGGCCAGGACTCGATCTCCTCAATGACCTCGAAGGGCACACCCTGCGGGGAGGACTGGCTGCCGACGACGCCCAGATCCACGCCCTCCACACCGGCGTCAATGATGGAGTCGAAGGAGCGCTCCAGGGAGTGGGTGAGCATCAGGGAGCCCGAGATGAACGCCGTGCCGAGGGCGACCGAGAGGACGGTCAGCAGCATGCGGGCGCGGCTGGCCAGCACGGAGCGCCACGTGACCACCCGCATGGGGGAGGCCAGGAAGGATGCGAGGGTGCCGCGACCCCGGGGCGGGCGGTGCCGACCGCCCCTGCCCCGGTCTTCCCGCTGAACCATTGGTGCCATCCCCTGGTCTATCGGAGGTTGTCCGCCGATGTTACCGGTGAAGGCCTCATGATACGTCGTGGCCGCCGACGCCCGCCTTGACCGTGGCCGGGTGCGGGGACGCCTGCAGGTTCACGCTCGCGCGCCTGCGGCAGTGCTCGGCGAGCACCTCGTAGGACGCCTCGCCCATCAGGGCGATGAGCTCAACCTTCTGGGAGAGCCAGACCGGGTTGGCGTTGGTGTGGCAACCGGCGTCACCGGTGCACCACCAGTCGAAGTCCTCGCCGCCGTTGCCCCAGGAGCGGCGCTCGTACTCGCCGATCGTGGTGCGCAGGATTTCGACGCCGTCGGAACGGTCCTCGTAGGCCTCGTGGCGGCGCAGGGGAACCTGCCAGCACACCTCCGGCTTGGCCACCGTCAGGTCGCGGCCCTCGGACACGGCCCACTGGTGCAGGGCACAGCCCGTGCCCGTCGGCCAGCCCGCACGGTTGGCGAAGATGCAGGCCCCGCCGGTGGTGATCGTCTTCAGGGCGGGCTCGGGCTCGCCGTCGTCACCGTCGAGCTCGTCCCACTCCAGCCAGGGCTCCAGCACGGCGGGGTCGGCGGCCTCGATGTACGCGTCCACCCCGTCCGGGCGGTTCTGCCAGAACTTCGGGGGCATCTCCGCGACGGCGTCGTAGAGCTGGTCCCGGTCCTCCTCGTCAGCGAGGTAGGCGCCGTGGACGCAGCAGCCGACATCGGACTGCGTGGCGTCGATACCGTGGCAGGCGGTGGTGCCGAACATGCAGTTCCAGTGGGATTCCACCCAGGTCAGATCAATGGAGAACGTGTGGAGCGGATCCTCCGGATTGACGAACTCGAACCACTCCCGGGGAAAGTCCGGGGCCACTTCGCGTCCCGCCGCGATCGATCTTCCGGCGGGGGAGGAGGCTGGGAAACCGAGAAGAACCTTGGACGACTGTGGGTGATTCACACTTCCCAACGGTAGACCGTCTACCCTGTACCATGTGCGATTAGGTGTATTGGACGTGGGCAGCAACACTGTCCATCTGGTGGCGGTGGATGCCCGCAACGGCGGTCATCCGACTCCGATGAGCGACTGGAAGACCAGTCTACGACTCGTCGAGCTGATCAACGATGACGGCGCCATCGACGAACGGGGCGTCAAGAAGCTGTCGAAGGCCGTCGGGGAGGCGGCCGAACTCGCCGGGACGCTCGGTTGCTCCGAGATCATGCCCTTCGCCACCTCAGCGGTCCGCTCCGCGGCCAACTCCGACGAGGTCCTCGACCGGGTGGAGGAGGAGACCGGTGTGCGCCTGCGGATCCTCTCCGGCGCGGACGAGGCCCGCCTGACGTTCCTCGCGGTGCGCCGCTGGTACGGCTGGTCCGCCGGACGCATCACCAATCTCGACATCGGCGGCGGCTCCCTGGAGCTGTCCACCGGCTCCGACGAGGAACCCGACGTCGCCGTCTCCCTCGACCTCGGGGCCGGCCGCCTGACCCACCGGTGGTTCGACACCGATCCGCCTGCGCGCAAGAAGGTCAATCTGCTGCGCGACTACATCGACGCCGAGCTCGCCGATGCCACGCGTCAGATGCGGGCTTTCGGCCCCGCCGGCCTGGCGGTGGGCACCTCCAAGACCTTCCGCACCCTCGCCCGCCTGACTGGTGCCGCACCGAGCTCCGAGGGCCCCTATGTCAAGCGCACCCTGACCGCACCAGGTCTGCGCCAGCTGATCGCCTTCATCACCCGCATGACCGCGGCCGACCGGGCCGAGCTCGAGGGCATCAGCTCCGACCGTTCGCACCAGATCGTCGCCGGCGCCCTCGTCGCCGAGGCCAGTATGCGCGCCCTCGGACTGGAGAAGCTCGAGATTTGTCCGTGGGCTCTCCGCGAGGGTGTCATTCTCCGGCGGATCGACACGGGACTGCCTCAGGAAAGGACGCAATCATGAGCGACGACAAGCAACTGACCGTTGCCGAGCTGCTCGCTCGCGCGGGGAAGGACAAGGACTCCGCGTCGGAGGAGAAGCCGAAACGCCGACGTCGCCGCAGCCTCGAGGAGGGCGGCATCTCCGTCGCCGAGCTCACCGGTTCCATCCCGAAGGTCAAGGAAGCGCCGGCCGAGTCCCGGCACTCCTCCGTGCCCATCGACGCCCCGGCGGAGACGAAGGCGGACGAGCCGAAGGCCGGCGGGAAGAGTGAGGGCAAGGGCGAGAGAAAAACTACCGGCACCCCTGCTGACAAGCCTGCGGCCAAGCCCGATACGCCTGCCAAGCCGGCAGAGAAGGCTGCTGACAAGCCTGCGGCCAAGGCCGGTGAGTCCGCCAAGCCGACAGAGAAGGCCACCGAGAAGTCGGCGGCCAAGCCGGGTACGCCTGCCAAGCCGGCAGAGAAGGCCACCGAGAAGTCGGCGGCCAAACCCGCCGAAAAGCAGATCA contains the following coding sequences:
- a CDS encoding ABC transporter permease, which translates into the protein MLLTVLSVALGTAFISGSLMLTHSLERSFDSIIDAGVEGVDLGVVGSQSSPQGVPFEVIEEIESWPNVRAANVIGDGPGLPSGTRMAGESGIIVIGPDGTPLQVGSSGAHPAAAYPPDRFVGSPPLLRQGEMPETPDEVMINTSAATRAGLAVGDRIQVITPYERVPVSVSGIYDTAGDTAGWVGVMFTPERYLELFTANEHASQIVIATMPGTDPMEVRNRIGRTWPGLTPLLPEQIAERMSGSFAQQLEFVRYILVIFGVIALLVGAFNIANTFAMVVGQRTREFALLRSIGVSTLQIAFSVIMEAAVVGLLGSVLGIAAAGALLAVLAAWFNYTGGDLSSIDFAWTPEAVVVPLLFGVLVTIASAMAPARRAGMLPPVQAFDLSDARSDRPPRLRLFIAGAVAAFGAVFIAGAAIIYGINDVALSVNLRLVAVGIGVGAMFLSLVVSGPTLVSLAGRTLGFVLTAPMGAVGRLARRNAVRNPRRSASSALALALGVGLVACVGTIGATTRASVFGMVESTITAPFVLDGLGGSSVQGQPGMGGPGMSLPVETVQRAEWTTGVDEVGTLMAAPLKANNWDNPQTTVVDGDFTDFMSLGLHEGTPSDGSVPGALISATYASETGLQVGDTIPLTSYEGDPAAAVHIPVEAIYTETAILGHLTVTWGAAQQVLENPESTVTRQSVFVSSDGSVPPDQLRQNLTSVMDPLLVVQVKSKNEYGSSLGTQINQLLTIVYALLALAVIIAGLGIINTLLLSVAERTRELGTLRATGLQRGQIRRMIEVESLILSVHGAVVGIALGTFAGWAAVEVLGSKGMASPEIPWPQIGLMVLGAVGVGVVASIIPAVRAGRIPPLEAIER
- a CDS encoding Ppx/GppA phosphatase family protein, whose translation is MRLGVLDVGSNTVHLVAVDARNGGHPTPMSDWKTSLRLVELINDDGAIDERGVKKLSKAVGEAAELAGTLGCSEIMPFATSAVRSAANSDEVLDRVEEETGVRLRILSGADEARLTFLAVRRWYGWSAGRITNLDIGGGSLELSTGSDEEPDVAVSLDLGAGRLTHRWFDTDPPARKKVNLLRDYIDAELADATRQMRAFGPAGLAVGTSKTFRTLARLTGAAPSSEGPYVKRTLTAPGLRQLIAFITRMTAADRAELEGISSDRSHQIVAGALVAEASMRALGLEKLEICPWALREGVILRRIDTGLPQERTQS